In the genome of Candidatus Desulfatibia profunda, the window TTATGCATAACCTCCAGTCGATAGGCCCCGTAGCCTTGAAAGACAAACGCTTCCTCCCGCTCCTTGGCATGCACAAAGATCACATCCACGTTGCCGTCCATGCCGTCCCGGATGGCGGCCCCGGTGCCCTTGGCAAAGACCTTGACCTCGATGCCGGTTTCTTTAGTGAATTCGGGCAGCAGGACATTCAGCAACCCGGAGTTCTCCGTGCTCGTGGTCGTGGACAGCTTTAAAACCTTGCTGCCTGCCAAAGCTCCTGTCGTAAGCGCATAGGTGGTAAGAATGATGCTTACGGCCGCGTAAAAAGATCGCTTCAATTTAAGATCCTTTCTCATTTCCAGCATCGATTTTCCTGAAGCTGCCGCAGGTATTGCTAAAGCGGGGCGGGGGAGTCACATGCTGCTGTAGTTTATGATACCTGCGGGCTGTTGCTCCCAGGATATACCATTTTTCCGGAAAGCTTAAGGTCATAGCCGGACGTGTTTTCAACCAGCTTCCTGAATACATCTTCCTGAAGCAGGCCCAGAAAACGCTGGATGCCCTCATCGAAAAAACGCGCTTTGGATATCATCAGATCGTATCTTTCCCATCGCAACGGAATAAATCCGATGTCCAGAAGCGCTGCAACCGCTCGTATTCCCGGGCCGGCGTCCGCGCGGCCCGCAAGAATTTCAAGGCCGACATCCAGGTGTTGGTGCACCTCACGATGATATCCGTCGAGCTTTTCAGCGTTAATACCGGCCTTCTTGAATTCCCGGTCCAACAGCAGGCGAGTGCCGGTGCCCACTGGTCGATTGATGATTTTAAGCCCCGGACGGGCAAGATCTGCGGCACAAAAAATATTATCAGGGTTTTTCTTTTTTACCAGTATGCCTTGTTCCCGCTTGCAGAAATTGACCACTGCTGGCATGGCGTCCAGTTCCTTCGAGGCAAAATCAAAGTTATATTCGGCCTCGTCGTCCTGGAGCAGGTGGCTGGAGGCTATGTGGCAAAGATTCTGTCGCAAGGCCCTCAATCCGCCCATGCTTCCCAGGTTTCCAAATACTGCCAGATGATCCGTGTAAAGAGAGTTAAAAAGATTAATGGTCCTGTCCAGAAGGGGATCATTGCTTCCGGCAATGATCAACAGCCCGTGGTAGGGCGGAAGCTGAGACCCGGCATCAGGGTAGTTGATGGTATGGGTTTCAACCCACTGCTCCACCAGGTGCAGCGGGAAAAGCCACTTGCCCGTCACCTTAGTTGCCGGTAGTCCCTTTTCGGCAACCAGGGTATACACCATCTTTTCATTTACCCCCAGAAACTGGGAGACTTCTTTGGTTGATAAAAATCTTTTCATTTTTTATTTATGAAATATCTGGGTTAAACGTTTCAACTTATAGTTTTCGAGTTATTATATGTCAATATGTTTCATCTTGTAATTAAATATATAACCTATAATAACTTATACAAACCTTATACCGCAAATATTGTCTCTTTTTTGCTCTAAAATCTCTCATTTCACCTTCGGCGGATTGATTTGGACAACATCAGAATCTCTTCATGCGAAAATGACCGCAGATGCACGCAGATTGACGCAGATCGTTT includes:
- a CDS encoding helix-turn-helix transcriptional regulator is translated as MKRFLSTKEVSQFLGVNEKMVYTLVAEKGLPATKVTGKWLFPLHLVEQWVETHTINYPDAGSQLPPYHGLLIIAGSNDPLLDRTINLFNSLYTDHLAVFGNLGSMGGLRALRQNLCHIASSHLLQDDEAEYNFDFASKELDAMPAVVNFCKREQGILVKKKNPDNIFCAADLARPGLKIINRPVGTGTRLLLDREFKKAGINAEKLDGYHREVHQHLDVGLEILAGRADAGPGIRAVAALLDIGFIPLRWERYDLMISKARFFDEGIQRFLGLLQEDVFRKLVENTSGYDLKLSGKMVYPGSNSPQVS